Proteins encoded by one window of Clostridium cagae:
- a CDS encoding manganese catalase family protein, with protein sequence MFEHKKQLLHEVKVEKPNPQYAVLMQEQLGGGNGELKAAMQYISQSFRIKDPEIKDLFLDIGAEELSHMEMVAQTINLLNGHDVNNNEVTNGEIQTHVQCGLSPVLINSSGAPWTADYVTVTGDLVADLLSNIASEQRAKVVYEYLYRQIEDKEVRATIDFLLNREEAHNALFREALNKVQKTGSNKDFGVTEDSKLYFNLSNPGPSHEAPNPTPPSFENPRR encoded by the coding sequence ATGTTTGAACATAAAAAACAATTACTACATGAAGTTAAGGTTGAAAAGCCTAATCCACAATATGCAGTATTAATGCAAGAACAATTAGGTGGAGGTAATGGAGAGCTTAAAGCAGCAATGCAATATATTTCTCAAAGTTTTAGAATAAAAGATCCTGAAATAAAAGATTTATTTTTAGATATTGGTGCTGAAGAACTTAGCCATATGGAAATGGTAGCTCAAACAATTAATTTATTAAATGGTCATGATGTAAATAATAATGAAGTAACAAATGGAGAAATACAAACACATGTACAATGTGGATTATCTCCAGTATTAATTAATTCATCAGGAGCACCTTGGACAGCAGATTATGTGACAGTCACAGGTGATTTAGTTGCAGACTTATTATCAAACATTGCATCAGAACAAAGAGCAAAAGTTGTGTATGAATATTTATATCGTCAAATTGAAGATAAAGAAGTAAGAGCAACAATAGATTTTTTACTTAATAGAGAAGAAGCACATAATGCTTTATTTAGAGAAGCTTTAAATAAAGTACAAAAAACAGGATCAAATAAAGATTTCGGAGTTACAGAGGATTCTAAACTTTACTTTAATTTATCAAATCCTGGTCCATCACATGAAGCACCTAATCCTACACCACCTTCATTCGAAAACCCTAGACGATAA
- a CDS encoding phage holin family protein: MEDKEYEEKSLNGNRFWGWIGRLIAVAIILGITSFFTPGFTIKGLWSFLIAAVVITVLDYIVEKFMGIDASPMGKGAKGFFIAAVIIYLAQFFVPNMNVSIIGALLAAIVIGILDAILPGRVM, encoded by the coding sequence ATGGAAGATAAAGAATATGAAGAAAAGTCTTTAAATGGTAATAGATTTTGGGGTTGGATAGGAAGGTTAATAGCAGTTGCAATTATTTTAGGGATAACATCATTTTTTACACCAGGTTTTACTATTAAGGGATTATGGTCATTTTTGATAGCTGCGGTTGTAATAACTGTATTAGATTATATAGTAGAAAAATTTATGGGAATTGATGCATCACCTATGGGAAAAGGTGCAAAAGGTTTTTTTATTGCAGCTGTAATAATATATTTGGCACAATTTTTTGTTCCTAATATGAATGTATCTATAATAGGAGCGTTGTTAGCAGCTATAGTCATTGGAATTCTAGATGCAATATTGCCTGGAAGAGTAATGTAA
- a CDS encoding alpha/beta-type small acid-soluble spore protein yields MTSNNRTLVPEAKAGLNKLKTEVASEFGLQDYENGYKGDLSSKQNGSVGGEMVKRMVESYEKGL; encoded by the coding sequence ATGACTTCAAATAACAGAACTTTAGTACCAGAAGCAAAAGCAGGTTTAAACAAATTAAAAACTGAGGTTGCATCAGAATTTGGATTACAAGATTATGAAAATGGATATAAAGGTGACCTTTCTTCAAAACAAAACGGTAGTGTTGGTGGAGAAATGGTTAAAAGAATGGTAGAAAGCTACGAAAAAGGACTTTAG
- a CDS encoding transcriptional regulator yields MEKELFQKIEGQLYRYYRYKKQIGKKYRKVETLDEQIKDIDNQIRNVHKYINIDPYQSGSGISERVQASISGSSYMEKEMENEVTKLEKRKVEKIKQKIKTESKIMEMKNFIRMMDTNIEELREEDKRIIKFFYEDSKNDKENVSYLTIKLNLSAPTVYRRKQVLVENIADSMWMYK; encoded by the coding sequence ATGGAAAAAGAACTATTTCAAAAAATAGAAGGACAGCTTTATCGTTACTACAGATATAAGAAGCAAATAGGTAAGAAATACCGAAAAGTTGAAACATTAGATGAACAAATTAAAGATATAGATAATCAAATAAGGAATGTTCATAAATATATCAATATTGATCCATATCAAAGTGGCTCCGGTATATCAGAAAGAGTACAAGCTAGCATAAGTGGTTCTTCATATATGGAAAAAGAAATGGAAAATGAGGTTACTAAGCTAGAAAAAAGGAAAGTAGAAAAGATAAAGCAAAAGATTAAAACAGAATCCAAGATAATGGAAATGAAGAACTTTATAAGGATGATGGATACTAATATAGAAGAACTAAGGGAAGAGGATAAAAGAATTATTAAATTTTTCTATGAAGATAGTAAAAACGATAAGGAAAATGTATCGTATCTAACAATTAAATTAAATTTATCAGCACCTACAGTATATAGAAGAAAACAAGTATTGGTTGAAAATATTGCTGATTCTATGTGGATGTATAAATAA
- a CDS encoding Holliday junction resolvase RecU: MVKKNPGKLFEEDFKKSVPEDCWIYRFKDGTANFGGTKNENVRFQAHNICDFQIMTNDYLVLLELKSHAGASIPFNCIRSNQIEEMSNIQHPKIKAYFIFNFRDYEKTYAIKAKELKLYIDTADRRSILLGWCKANGIEIIGNKKKVRYRYELKSFFEGIQD; encoded by the coding sequence ATGGTAAAGAAGAATCCAGGAAAGCTATTTGAAGAAGATTTTAAAAAGTCAGTTCCTGAAGATTGCTGGATATATAGATTTAAAGATGGTACAGCAAATTTTGGAGGAACTAAAAATGAAAATGTAAGATTTCAAGCTCATAATATATGTGACTTCCAGATAATGACTAATGATTATTTAGTATTATTGGAACTCAAATCTCATGCAGGTGCTAGTATTCCTTTCAACTGTATTAGAAGTAATCAAATAGAGGAAATGTCAAATATTCAGCATCCAAAGATTAAAGCATATTTTATATTTAACTTTAGAGATTATGAAAAAACATATGCAATAAAAGCTAAAGAATTAAAGTTATATATAGATACTGCTGATAGAAGGTCAATACTTTTAGGATGGTGTAAAGCAAATGGAATTGAAATTATAGGAAATAAGAAAAAGGTTAGATATAGATATGAGTTAAAAAGCTTTTTTGAAGGTATACAAGATTAA
- a CDS encoding ORF6C domain-containing protein, whose product MNNLMIKGLITVEGMTFHDIEGGFGESKKAMLAKEIAEIHRREVKKVNELINNNRKRFKDNVDIIDLKTGLSKRLVLEMGLTNAQYGNANNIYLLSERGYSKLLKILEDDLAWEQYEKLVDGYFNMRSEIPKMSKELQAIFMIDGKQQKLENEVKNLKDNMPLFNIDCEELQKAVKKKAVKCLGGYNRKAYYDKSLRARVFGDIQREIKRQFEVNSYKAIKRSQLEIAKEIVDKYEVPFVLKDEITLVNNQIAM is encoded by the coding sequence ATGAACAATTTAATGATAAAAGGATTAATAACAGTTGAAGGAATGACTTTTCATGATATTGAAGGTGGATTTGGAGAAAGTAAAAAAGCAATGTTAGCTAAAGAAATTGCTGAAATACACAGGAGAGAAGTTAAAAAGGTAAATGAATTAATAAATAATAATAGAAAAAGATTTAAAGACAATGTGGATATTATAGATTTAAAAACAGGTCTTTCAAAAAGACTTGTTTTAGAAATGGGATTAACTAATGCTCAATACGGGAATGCAAATAATATTTATCTATTATCAGAAAGAGGATATTCAAAACTTTTAAAAATACTAGAAGATGATCTTGCATGGGAGCAATATGAAAAATTAGTTGATGGATATTTCAACATGAGATCAGAAATTCCTAAAATGTCTAAAGAACTTCAAGCTATCTTTATGATAGATGGAAAGCAACAAAAGCTAGAAAATGAAGTAAAGAATCTAAAAGACAATATGCCATTATTCAATATAGACTGCGAAGAACTTCAAAAAGCAGTCAAAAAGAAGGCAGTTAAATGTTTAGGAGGATATAACAGAAAAGCTTATTATGATAAATCATTAAGAGCTAGAGTATTTGGAGATATACAAAGAGAAATAAAAAGACAATTTGAGGTTAATAGCTATAAAGCAATAAAAAGGAGTCAATTAGAGATAGCCAAGGAAATAGTAGATAAATATGAAGTACCATTTGTTCTTAAAGATGAAATAACATTAGTAAATAATCAAATAGCTATGTAG
- a CDS encoding nucleoid-associated protein → MEYINDININQAVIHILDRNAAEPVLNEFTLELTEEVYKFLYKHIEKCLKDDELKYAKFNQGTNLVKETVQGYLNGIDDEFIELSKSLAKQMFTIIKIDESIDSCDLIIVSITTDKGPMIGILKLDYVKNFTHEIQFIDEKIEVGIVPQIAGLPGSGQKIEKAAFIKPYREDDLFNLYVLDKKRRIKEDTELGINYFVADYLYSTLITNERDNTKSFINNSENWIRKNVQSAEDQQKIRDSFKNKIIEEDIINIEEVAKEVLKEPGAADNFKVYMAGGCEEEFGVDKTYVEKKVKKVRLNIDREIDLYISNVAYNDQDKFDIVPNGDGSVNMIIKNVMSYIEK, encoded by the coding sequence ATGGAATATATAAATGACATTAATATAAATCAAGCTGTAATTCATATTTTGGATAGAAATGCAGCAGAACCAGTTTTAAATGAATTTACTTTAGAATTAACTGAGGAAGTGTACAAGTTCTTATATAAGCATATAGAAAAGTGCTTAAAAGATGATGAACTTAAATATGCAAAATTTAATCAAGGAACTAATTTAGTAAAAGAAACTGTACAAGGATATTTGAATGGAATAGATGATGAGTTTATAGAATTATCTAAAAGCTTAGCAAAGCAAATGTTTACGATTATTAAAATAGATGAAAGTATAGATTCATGTGATTTAATAATAGTTTCTATAACTACAGATAAAGGACCTATGATAGGAATACTAAAATTGGATTATGTAAAAAACTTTACCCATGAAATTCAATTTATAGATGAAAAAATAGAGGTAGGAATAGTACCACAGATTGCAGGTCTACCAGGGAGTGGCCAAAAAATAGAAAAGGCTGCTTTTATAAAGCCTTACCGAGAAGATGATCTGTTTAATCTTTATGTACTAGATAAAAAGAGAAGGATCAAGGAAGATACAGAGTTAGGAATTAATTATTTTGTAGCAGATTATTTATACTCAACACTTATCACTAATGAGAGAGACAATACAAAAAGTTTTATAAATAATTCTGAGAATTGGATAAGAAAAAATGTGCAAAGTGCAGAGGATCAACAAAAAATAAGAGATTCTTTTAAAAACAAAATTATAGAAGAGGACATTATAAATATAGAAGAAGTTGCAAAAGAAGTATTAAAAGAACCAGGAGCAGCAGACAATTTTAAAGTGTATATGGCTGGAGGTTGTGAAGAAGAATTTGGAGTAGACAAGACTTATGTTGAGAAGAAAGTTAAAAAAGTAAGACTTAATATAGACAGAGAAATAGATTTATATATATCAAACGTAGCCTATAATGACCAGGATAAATTCGATATAGTTCCTAACGGTGATGGAAGCGTGAATATGATAATTAAAAATGTTATGAGCTATATAGAAAAGTAA
- a CDS encoding tyrosine-type recombinase/integrase, giving the protein MSNLNEEVSIKLVGKLTLLLPFLEQKLDMQLEVKKVIDETLYSYEVQSKCTDLVCSDIEEKAQLYLACKKLEGLSNKTLYNYRLFLNKLDQYFTKPCSTINTMDLRMFLALLGKGKQASTVNSYITYLKNFFGWLQSEEYILSNPAYKIKQTKVPRIIQQPYKAENLEKLREGCKTEREKALFELLDSTACRISEIDNIKIEDINWSEQSIKVVGKGSKERIVYFSTKAKLHIQQYVSTRKGDSDSLFISEKAPHQPIGTRALQLIIKKIKDRTDVVERVHAHKFRRTQATRLLNQGMRIEGVQGILGHTTPTTTQVYAQLSQENLKNEYRRLVG; this is encoded by the coding sequence ATGAGCAACTTAAACGAAGAAGTATCGATAAAATTAGTGGGAAAATTAACATTGTTATTACCTTTTTTAGAACAGAAATTAGATATGCAACTAGAAGTTAAGAAAGTTATAGATGAGACTTTATATAGCTATGAAGTACAAAGTAAATGTACAGATTTAGTTTGCAGCGATATAGAAGAAAAGGCTCAACTATATCTTGCTTGTAAGAAACTAGAAGGTTTAAGCAATAAGACATTATATAATTACAGATTGTTTCTTAATAAGCTAGATCAATATTTCACTAAACCATGTTCTACTATAAACACAATGGATTTACGAATGTTCTTAGCACTTTTGGGTAAAGGTAAGCAAGCTAGCACTGTTAATTCATATATCACTTATTTAAAGAACTTTTTCGGATGGTTGCAATCAGAGGAATACATCTTAAGTAATCCAGCTTATAAAATAAAGCAAACAAAGGTGCCAAGAATCATTCAACAACCTTATAAAGCAGAGAATCTTGAAAAGCTAAGGGAAGGATGTAAAACAGAACGAGAAAAAGCACTATTTGAATTGTTAGATAGTACAGCTTGCAGAATTTCAGAAATAGATAACATTAAGATAGAGGACATTAATTGGTCCGAACAAAGCATAAAGGTTGTTGGAAAAGGAAGTAAGGAGAGAATAGTTTATTTTTCTACTAAAGCTAAATTGCATATTCAGCAGTATGTAAGTACAAGAAAAGGAGATTCGGACTCTTTGTTTATATCAGAAAAAGCGCCACACCAACCAATAGGCACCCGAGCTCTACAGTTAATTATTAAAAAAATAAAAGATAGAACTGATGTAGTAGAAAGAGTTCATGCACACAAATTCAGAAGGACTCAAGCAACTAGATTGTTAAATCAAGGAATGCGAATTGAAGGAGTACAAGGCATACTGGGACATACTACTCCAACAACGACCCAAGTTTATGCACAATTAAGCCAGGAAAATCTTAAAAATGAATATAGGAGATTAGTAGGTTAA
- a CDS encoding helix-turn-helix transcriptional regulator has product MKIGEIIEKERIKSNISKSKLAEKVGCTSRAIDYWENGERSISFENADKIFKALGKTITIGAKSNEQ; this is encoded by the coding sequence ATGAAAATAGGAGAAATAATTGAAAAAGAAAGAATTAAAAGCAACATATCTAAATCTAAATTAGCTGAAAAAGTTGGTTGTACATCAAGAGCTATAGATTATTGGGAAAATGGAGAAAGAAGCATTAGCTTTGAAAATGCAGATAAAATCTTCAAAGCATTAGGGAAAACAATTACTATAGGTGCTAAAAGCAATGAACAATAG
- a CDS encoding DUF4393 domain-containing protein, with translation MSESFDNFLNTAGQALKIAPDLYNDGLKPTVQETGKFIARIPKAINAAFSSLDIWIANKEYNSEETKLLLAKKLENIDPEKIVSPEPYVAVPALQAISYSMNSDELRELYSNLLANSMNSDKKTFVHPAFVEIIKQLSPLDATNLKLIFKKKCCPIVNYYVHSEDSEKQQSYKKNVFLENSSCTDIDLSSVSITNLFRLSLIEIDFSKHIHDSFYDKFLEHPLFTKLQNLCTKAKIANEQLLINGCCSFETIDSLSLGELHIPSIEKGLVQMTPLGKSFTEMCIN, from the coding sequence ATGTCTGAAAGCTTTGACAATTTTCTTAATACAGCTGGACAAGCACTCAAAATTGCTCCTGATTTATACAATGACGGACTTAAACCAACCGTGCAAGAAACAGGGAAGTTTATAGCTCGTATTCCTAAAGCAATTAATGCCGCTTTTTCTTCTCTTGATATTTGGATAGCAAACAAAGAATACAATTCTGAAGAAACTAAATTACTTCTAGCTAAAAAGCTAGAAAATATTGATCCTGAGAAAATAGTTTCTCCTGAACCTTATGTTGCCGTTCCTGCTTTACAAGCTATTTCTTATTCAATGAATAGTGATGAATTACGTGAATTATATTCAAATTTGCTTGCTAATTCTATGAATTCTGATAAGAAAACTTTTGTTCATCCAGCCTTTGTAGAAATTATCAAACAATTATCCCCTTTAGATGCAACAAATCTTAAACTAATATTTAAAAAGAAATGCTGTCCTATTGTTAATTATTATGTGCATTCTGAGGATTCAGAAAAGCAACAATCTTATAAAAAAAATGTTTTTCTTGAAAACAGTTCGTGTACTGATATAGATTTATCTTCAGTATCAATTACTAATTTATTTAGGCTATCACTTATTGAAATAGATTTCTCAAAACATATTCATGATAGTTTCTATGATAAGTTTTTAGAGCATCCACTTTTCACCAAATTACAAAATTTGTGTACTAAGGCTAAAATAGCAAATGAACAATTATTGATTAATGGATGTTGCTCATTTGAAACTATTGATAGTCTTTCACTTGGTGAATTGCACATTCCATCTATAGAAAAAGGATTAGTTCAAATGACTCCTCTTGGTAAGTCATTTACTGAAATGTGTATTAATTAA
- a CDS encoding phosphoadenosine phosphosulfate reductase domain-containing protein, which translates to MYIQDIDLKLKDWAFSQRKGLPYELKLLLTKKRIEDWYSYWQGDVYVSFSGGLDSTVLLHLVREHLYNDIPAVFADTGLEYPELREFVNTFDDVTILKPQKSFRQVIKEYGYPIVSKETAAKIRKLRHGKLSDKYRNYLMNGDERGSLGKLAEKWKILLDAPFDTSEKCCDVMKKKPFKEYHKRTNKYPYIGITQDEGFQRQRQYEKTGCNVYEANAPKSQPMGFWTKQDVLRYAYENKLEICSVYGEIVCENGIYRTTGVERTGCMFCAFGCHLEKCPNRFQKMQTTHPQLYQYCMKDWEKGGLGLAKVLDYINVPYMNNVKAMKEPGGELYQQFKMTI; encoded by the coding sequence ATGTATATTCAAGATATAGATCTAAAATTAAAAGATTGGGCATTTAGCCAAAGAAAAGGTCTACCATATGAATTAAAGTTACTTTTAACTAAAAAGAGAATTGAAGATTGGTATAGTTATTGGCAAGGTGATGTATATGTAAGTTTTTCAGGCGGATTAGATAGTACAGTTCTTTTACATTTAGTTAGAGAACATTTATATAATGATATACCTGCTGTATTTGCTGATACTGGACTTGAATACCCAGAGCTAAGAGAGTTTGTTAATACATTTGATGATGTAACAATATTAAAACCTCAAAAGTCATTTAGACAAGTGATAAAAGAATATGGATATCCAATTGTAAGTAAGGAAACAGCAGCTAAAATAAGAAAATTAAGACATGGGAAACTATCAGATAAGTATAGAAATTATTTAATGAATGGTGATGAAAGAGGGAGTTTAGGAAAGCTTGCTGAAAAATGGAAGATACTTTTAGATGCTCCATTTGATACATCCGAAAAATGTTGTGATGTTATGAAAAAGAAACCTTTTAAAGAATATCATAAAAGGACCAATAAATATCCTTATATAGGAATTACTCAAGATGAAGGTTTCCAAAGGCAAAGACAATATGAGAAAACAGGTTGTAATGTCTATGAAGCAAATGCTCCTAAAAGCCAACCAATGGGATTTTGGACTAAGCAAGATGTTTTAAGATATGCATATGAAAACAAGCTTGAAATATGCAGCGTTTATGGTGAAATAGTTTGTGAAAATGGAATATATAGAACCACAGGAGTTGAAAGAACTGGATGTATGTTTTGTGCTTTTGGATGTCATTTAGAAAAATGTCCTAATAGATTTCAAAAAATGCAAACAACACATCCACAGCTCTATCAATACTGTATGAAAGATTGGGAAAAAGGTGGACTAGGATTAGCAAAAGTTTTGGATTATATAAATGTTCCTTATATGAATAATGTTAAGGCTATGAAGGAACCAGGAGGAGAATTATATCAGCAATTTAAAATGACGATATAG
- a CDS encoding single-stranded DNA-binding protein produces MNKAVLIGRLTKDPELRFTPGAGTAVTTLTLAVDKYNSKSGQKEADFVPVVVWGKQAESTANYMTKGSQMAISGRIQTRNYEAKDGTKRYVTEVVATEVQFLSKGVNNQDNGSNNFGNINQDYGNFEDDITPVDDGDMPF; encoded by the coding sequence ATGAATAAAGCAGTTCTTATCGGAAGATTGACGAAAGATCCAGAACTAAGATTTACTCCTGGAGCTGGAACAGCAGTAACTACCTTAACATTAGCAGTTGATAAGTATAATTCTAAGTCTGGTCAAAAAGAAGCGGATTTTGTGCCTGTGGTTGTATGGGGTAAACAAGCTGAAAGTACAGCAAATTACATGACTAAGGGTAGCCAAATGGCTATAAGTGGTAGAATTCAAACCAGAAATTATGAGGCAAAAGATGGAACAAAGAGATATGTTACAGAAGTAGTTGCTACAGAAGTTCAGTTTTTAAGCAAAGGAGTTAATAACCAAGATAATGGTAGTAATAATTTTGGGAATATAAATCAAGATTACGGAAATTTTGAAGATGATATAACTCCAGTAGATGATGGAGATATGCCATTTTAA
- a CDS encoding HNH endonuclease signature motif containing protein, whose product MKGRPSGSKNKVLHIWNDEEKEYLKKITSGHHYAEIQKMINKKFDLNLTINQIKGAISRYKLNTGFTGHMPKGNIPHNKGMKGIYAKGSEKTWFKKGQVPFNHKPVGSERITKDGYIEIKIAESNKWRLKHLVIWEKKNGKVPKGYAIVFSDRDKTNLNIDNLILVTRHQLLIMNKNKLIYNDAELTQTGVAIAAIQEKISKRRCCK is encoded by the coding sequence ATGAAGGGAAGACCATCAGGAAGTAAAAATAAAGTACTTCATATTTGGAATGATGAAGAAAAAGAATATCTTAAAAAAATAACTTCAGGACATCATTATGCGGAAATACAAAAGATGATAAATAAAAAATTTGATTTAAATTTAACTATAAATCAGATTAAAGGTGCAATAAGTAGATACAAATTAAATACAGGATTTACAGGTCATATGCCTAAAGGAAATATACCACATAATAAAGGAATGAAAGGAATATATGCAAAAGGAAGCGAAAAAACTTGGTTCAAAAAAGGTCAAGTTCCATTTAATCATAAACCAGTAGGAAGTGAGAGAATAACAAAAGATGGCTATATTGAAATAAAAATAGCAGAGTCCAACAAATGGAGATTAAAACATTTAGTAATTTGGGAAAAGAAAAATGGCAAAGTTCCTAAAGGTTATGCGATAGTGTTTTCAGATAGAGATAAAACAAATTTAAATATAGATAATTTAATATTAGTTACTAGACATCAGTTATTAATAATGAATAAAAACAAATTAATTTACAATGATGCAGAGTTAACCCAAACAGGAGTTGCTATAGCAGCAATACAAGAAAAAATTAGTAAAAGAAGGTGTTGTAAATAG
- a CDS encoding MazG nucleotide pyrophosphohydrolase domain-containing protein: MILNFMQLGKNIKTNEDNQKDNWDSIRKKLKEEYKELDEAIGESDLCHIAEEVQDLIQICIRVLVLLAKKNMNLIELNRRHNKKLVNRGWHHIGVIKILLKSR, from the coding sequence ATGATACTAAATTTCATGCAGCTAGGTAAAAACATTAAAACTAATGAGGATAATCAAAAAGATAATTGGGATTCTATAAGAAAAAAACTTAAGGAAGAGTATAAAGAACTTGATGAAGCTATAGGAGAAAGCGATTTGTGTCACATAGCTGAAGAGGTGCAAGACTTAATTCAAATATGCATAAGGGTATTAGTTTTATTAGCTAAGAAAAATATGAATTTAATTGAATTAAACAGGAGACATAACAAGAAACTTGTTAATAGAGGATGGCATCATATAGGAGTTATAAAAATACTTTTGAAAAGTAGGTGA